From one Parambassis ranga chromosome 5, fParRan2.1, whole genome shotgun sequence genomic stretch:
- the LOC114436590 gene encoding butyrophilin-like protein 2, protein MRAVTSAALLGVLLGVCLPAAADEITAETGQTVTLSCRATQRTNIIVVQWSRADLETEGYVLLNRNNRPDSAQQLPSFRGRVELKEGWKEDGDVSLILKNVTTEDSGTYECRVVQEGTTRRKRGVLLENEPIKTVSLSVVQGHTEAHSGGGEEDRSSGGHVGLIVGAIASVGLILAVGLVIFKRCQMKSSLHSSPESSAPVSF, encoded by the exons ATGCGCGCTGTGACATCTGCGGCGCTCCTCGGCGTCCTGCTGGGCGTCTGTCTGCCGGCGGCCGCTGacg AAATCACAGCTGAGACTGGACAGACTGTCACTCTGTCCTGTAGAGCTACACAGAGGACCAACATCATAGTTGTACAGTGGagcagagccgacctggagacAGAAGGATACGTCCTGCTGAATCGAAATAATCGACCTGACTCAGCACAGCAGCTTCCATCTTTTAGGGGTCGGGTGGAGCTGAAGGAGGGATGGAAGGAGGATGGAGACGTGTCTCTGATCCTGAAGAATGTGACGACTGAGGACAGCGGGACATATGAGTGCAGAGTCGTCCAGGAAGGAACAACCCGCAGGAAGAGAGGCGTTCTTTTAGAGAATGAACCCATCAagactgtcagtctgtctgtagttcaag gtcacacagaagcacacagcgggggaggagaggaggacaggagcagtggaggacatgttggactGATTGTTGGAGCCATCGCTTCTGTTGGTCTGATCCTTGCTGTTGGTCTGGTGATCTTTAAAAGATGCCAGATGAAGAGCAGCCTTCACTCCTCCCCCGAATCCTCCGCCCCCGTCTCCTTCTGA
- the LOC114436576 gene encoding basement membrane-specific heparan sulfate proteoglycan core protein-like isoform X2, with protein MGRGRLLWILCVTRLLGSTTNPAGLKVSPSSSQLFEGDSVSLSCEEDDSSAGWTLRRNTTRDSRTPCEDWGEAAGSSCEMRYLLPWDSGVYCVSLCGGGAVILQSPVLPVMEGDPVTLTCTTRPPASTLPAAFYKDGSLLSTQPAGHMTILHVSSSDEGLYSCDISGHGESPPSWISVTASPTPPPPPPPSSASTRSSSSSPPLSVLLSVPSMSAVVLLVVLVVLLRRCVCRKPDGLAVSTEAEDGPVSSAEPDQTGDSDPAALYSIRRRTDVIYGEISIRSNTRRELPADPAVVYSTLKPAPSQLCESSEEPQKQRHTHSIR; from the exons ATGGGCCGAGGACGTCTCCTGTGGATCCTCT gTGTGACCCGGCTGCTCGGCTCCACCACAAACCCAG ctgGTCTGAAGGTGAGtcccagcagctctcagctgtttgaaggagactctgtgtctctgagctgtgaggaggacgacAGCTCTGCTGGATGGACTCTGAGGAGAAACACCACCAGAGACTCCAGGACTCCGTGTGAAGACTGGGGAGAAGCAGCTGGTTCTTCCTGTGAGATGCGCTACCTCCTCCCCTGGGACAGTGgagtgtactg tgtgtctctgtgtggaggtggagcagtgatcctgcagagtcctgtcctccctgtgatggagggagaccccgtcactctgacctgtacaacaaggccccctgcctccaccctcccaGCTGCTTTCTATAAAGATGGCTCCCTCCTCAGCACTCAgcctgcaggtcacatgaccatcctccatgtttccagctctgatgaaggcctctacagctgtgacatcagcgGTCATGGAGagtctccacccagctggatctCTGTCACAG cttcacccactcctcctcctcctcctcctccttcatcagcatccaccaggtcctcctcctcgtcccctcctctgtctgtgctgctgtctgtccccTCCATGTctgctgtggtgctgctggtTGTCCTGGTTGTGCTGCTGAGACGATGTGTCTGCAGGAAGCCTGACG GACTCGCAGTGTCGACTGAAGCAGAGGACGGTCCGGTTTCCTCAGCAGAACCAGACCAGACAGGAG aCAGTGACCCAGCAGCACTTTACTCCATCAGAAGACGAACAGACGTCATTTATGGAGAAATCAGCATCAGGAGCAACACGAGgagag agcttccagcagatccagcagttgtGTACTCCACCCTGAAGCCCGCTCcttcacagctgtgtgagtcCTCCGAGGAGccacagaaacaaagacacacacacagcatcagatga
- the LOC114436576 gene encoding low affinity immunoglobulin gamma Fc region receptor II-a-like isoform X1, whose translation MGRGRLLWILCVTRLLGSTTNPAGLKVSPSSSQLFEGDSVSLSCEEDDSSAGWTLRRNTTRDSRTPCEDWGEAAGSSCEMRYLLPWDSGVYWCESRQGQTSSSINLTVSGGAVILQSPVLPVMEGDPVTLTCTTRPPASTLPAAFYKDGSLLSTQPAGHMTILHVSSSDEGLYSCDISGHGESPPSWISVTASPTPPPPPPPSSASTRSSSSSPPLSVLLSVPSMSAVVLLVVLVVLLRRCVCRKPDGLAVSTEAEDGPVSSAEPDQTGDSDPAALYSIRRRTDVIYGEISIRSNTRRELPADPAVVYSTLKPAPSQLCESSEEPQKQRHTHSIR comes from the exons ATGGGCCGAGGACGTCTCCTGTGGATCCTCT gTGTGACCCGGCTGCTCGGCTCCACCACAAACCCAG ctgGTCTGAAGGTGAGtcccagcagctctcagctgtttgaaggagactctgtgtctctgagctgtgaggaggacgacAGCTCTGCTGGATGGACTCTGAGGAGAAACACCACCAGAGACTCCAGGACTCCGTGTGAAGACTGGGGAGAAGCAGCTGGTTCTTCCTGTGAGATGCGCTACCTCCTCCCCTGGGACAGTGgagtgtactggtgtgagtccagacagggacagaccagcagcagcatcaacctgACTGTCTCTG gtggagcagtgatcctgcagagtcctgtcctccctgtgatggagggagaccccgtcactctgacctgtacaacaaggccccctgcctccaccctcccaGCTGCTTTCTATAAAGATGGCTCCCTCCTCAGCACTCAgcctgcaggtcacatgaccatcctccatgtttccagctctgatgaaggcctctacagctgtgacatcagcgGTCATGGAGagtctccacccagctggatctCTGTCACAG cttcacccactcctcctcctcctcctcctccttcatcagcatccaccaggtcctcctcctcgtcccctcctctgtctgtgctgctgtctgtccccTCCATGTctgctgtggtgctgctggtTGTCCTGGTTGTGCTGCTGAGACGATGTGTCTGCAGGAAGCCTGACG GACTCGCAGTGTCGACTGAAGCAGAGGACGGTCCGGTTTCCTCAGCAGAACCAGACCAGACAGGAG aCAGTGACCCAGCAGCACTTTACTCCATCAGAAGACGAACAGACGTCATTTATGGAGAAATCAGCATCAGGAGCAACACGAGgagag agcttccagcagatccagcagttgtGTACTCCACCCTGAAGCCCGCTCcttcacagctgtgtgagtcCTCCGAGGAGccacagaaacaaagacacacacacagcatcagatga
- the LOC114436570 gene encoding high affinity immunoglobulin gamma Fc receptor I-like isoform X2, translated as MKEASLRCLLVLSSLLCCSSNQAADHTSGYTSDYTSDYAGLKVSPSSSQLFKGDSVSLSCEEDDSSAGWTLRRNTTRDSRTPCEDWGQPAGSSCKMGYVAPWDSGVYWCESRQGQTSSSINLTVSGGAVILQSPVLPVMEGDPVTLTCTTRPPASTLPAAFYKDGSLLSTQPAGHMTILHVSSSDEGLYSCDISGHGESPPSWISVTERPPTTTTTTTTTTTTTAPTPFPHLTVWPSVSGGLLLVLVLVLVLRRRGVCSKPAAQEAGSDDITYSDLQILQQQPIRRSRECDPAAVYSAVRTGDVSYGRVVINQQRSRERPPEPDVLYSAVK; from the exons ATGAAGGAAGCGTCTCTACGCTGTCTGCTCG tgctgagctccctgctgtgctgcagctccaaCCAAGCAGCAGACCACACCTCAGGCTACACCTCAGACTACACCTCAGACTATG ctgGTCTGAAGGTGAGtcccagcagctctcagctgtttaAAGGagactctgtgtctctgagctgtgaggaggacgacAGCTCTGCTGGATGGACTCTGAGGAGAAACACCACCAGAGACTCCAGGACTCCATGTGAAGACTGGGGACAACCAGCTGGTTCTTCCTGTAAGATGGGCTACGTGGCCCCCTGGGACAGTGgagtgtactggtgtgagtccagacagggacagaccagcagcagcatcaacctgACTGTCTCTG gtggagcagtgatcctgcagagtcctgtcctccctgtgatggagggagaccccgtcactctgacctgtacaacaaggccccctgcctccaccctcccaGCTGCTTTCTATAAAGATGGCTCCCTCCTCAGCACTCAgcctgcaggtcacatgaccatcctccatgtttccagctctgatgaaggcctctacagctgtgacatcagcgGTCATGGAGagtctccacccagctggatctctgtcacag AGAGACCCccgaccacaacaacaacaacaacaacaacaacaacaaccactgcaCCTACACCTTTCCCCCATCTCACTGTGTGGCCAtccgtctctggtggtcttctcctggtcctggtcctggtcctggtcctgagGAGACGTGGTGTTTGTAGTAAACCTGCAG CtcaagaagcaggaagtgatgaCATCACGTACAGCGACCTGCAGAtattacagcagcagccaatcagacggaGCCGAG agtgtgatCCAGCTGCAGTGTACTCAGCAGTGAGGACAGGAGACGTCTCTTATGGACGAGTCGTCATCAatcagcagaggagcagag agCGTCCACCTGAGCCAGACGTCCTCTACTCTGCAGTGAAGTGA
- the LOC114436570 gene encoding low affinity immunoglobulin gamma Fc region receptor II-like isoform X1: MKEASLRCLLVLSSLLCCSSNQAADHTSGYTSDYTSDYAGLKVSPSSSQLFKGDSVSLSCEEDDSSAGWTLRRNTTRDSRTPCEDWGQPAGSSCKMGYVAPWDSGVYWCESRQGQTSSSINLTVSGGAVILQSPVLPVMEGDPVTLTCTTRPPASTLPAAFYKDGSLLSTQPAGHMTILHVSSSDEGLYSCDISGHGESPPSWISVTERPPTTTTTTTTTTTTTAPTPFPHLTVWPSVSGGLLLVLVLVLVLRRRGVCSKPAAQEAGSDDITYSDLQILQQQPIRRSRECDPAAVYSAVRTGDVTYGQVIIKQQRDKSKTRECDPAAVYSAVRTGDVSYGRVVINQQRSRERPPEPDVLYSAVK; the protein is encoded by the exons ATGAAGGAAGCGTCTCTACGCTGTCTGCTCG tgctgagctccctgctgtgctgcagctccaaCCAAGCAGCAGACCACACCTCAGGCTACACCTCAGACTACACCTCAGACTATG ctgGTCTGAAGGTGAGtcccagcagctctcagctgtttaAAGGagactctgtgtctctgagctgtgaggaggacgacAGCTCTGCTGGATGGACTCTGAGGAGAAACACCACCAGAGACTCCAGGACTCCATGTGAAGACTGGGGACAACCAGCTGGTTCTTCCTGTAAGATGGGCTACGTGGCCCCCTGGGACAGTGgagtgtactggtgtgagtccagacagggacagaccagcagcagcatcaacctgACTGTCTCTG gtggagcagtgatcctgcagagtcctgtcctccctgtgatggagggagaccccgtcactctgacctgtacaacaaggccccctgcctccaccctcccaGCTGCTTTCTATAAAGATGGCTCCCTCCTCAGCACTCAgcctgcaggtcacatgaccatcctccatgtttccagctctgatgaaggcctctacagctgtgacatcagcgGTCATGGAGagtctccacccagctggatctctgtcacag AGAGACCCccgaccacaacaacaacaacaacaacaacaacaacaaccactgcaCCTACACCTTTCCCCCATCTCACTGTGTGGCCAtccgtctctggtggtcttctcctggtcctggtcctggtcctggtcctgagGAGACGTGGTGTTTGTAGTAAACCTGCAG CtcaagaagcaggaagtgatgaCATCACGTACAGCGACCTGCAGAtattacagcagcagccaatcagacggaGCCGAG agtgtgatCCAGCTGCAGTGTACTCAGCAGTGAGGACAGGAGACGTCACTTATGGACAAGTCATCATCAAACAGCAGAGAGACAAGTCAAAGACCAGAG agtgtgatCCAGCTGCAGTGTACTCAGCAGTGAGGACAGGAGACGTCTCTTATGGACGAGTCGTCATCAatcagcagaggagcagag agCGTCCACCTGAGCCAGACGTCCTCTACTCTGCAGTGAAGTGA